One segment of Streptomyces sp. TG1A-8 DNA contains the following:
- a CDS encoding ATP-binding protein, protein MGPVNGTLVAEAGDVCWLRADVALAAAARRQAGQLARGICLSEEQVARVELCVTEMATNLLKHAHDGSLALRVARARGRAAVECLSLDDGPGIDDLQRALRDGTSAAGSLGIGMGAIGRLADASGVHSLRGRGTVVLARFWADGQAPSSGPVGTAGLTRPISGEQVCGDTWAVRAVSGRGSDALLLMMCDGLGHGPLAARVAERARAAFRDSRHVSPAAVLQDVHEGLRGTRGAAVAIALIDLVDQRVRLSGAGNITALVGNGDTRSGLLSMPGIVGLQLPRPRTFEAAFPPGAALVMHSDGLSERWRPADFPGLFVQDPSLVAAQILNQAAVRRDDAGVVVAVHGQR, encoded by the coding sequence GTGGGGCCGGTGAACGGCACCCTCGTCGCGGAGGCCGGTGACGTGTGCTGGTTGCGCGCGGACGTCGCCCTGGCGGCGGCCGCCCGCCGCCAGGCCGGTCAGCTGGCCCGCGGCATCTGCCTCTCCGAGGAACAGGTGGCGCGTGTCGAACTGTGCGTGACGGAGATGGCGACCAACCTCCTCAAACACGCCCACGACGGCTCCCTCGCCCTGCGCGTGGCGCGCGCCCGTGGCCGCGCCGCCGTCGAGTGCCTGTCCCTGGACGACGGTCCCGGCATCGACGACCTCCAGCGGGCACTGCGCGACGGCACGTCCGCCGCCGGCAGCCTCGGCATCGGGATGGGCGCCATCGGGCGGCTCGCCGACGCCTCCGGCGTCCACTCCCTGCGCGGGCGCGGCACGGTGGTGCTCGCGCGCTTCTGGGCGGACGGCCAGGCACCGTCGTCCGGTCCGGTGGGCACCGCCGGGCTGACCCGGCCGATCAGCGGCGAGCAGGTGTGCGGCGACACCTGGGCCGTGCGCGCGGTGAGCGGCCGCGGCTCCGACGCCCTGCTGCTGATGATGTGCGACGGGCTCGGGCACGGACCCCTGGCGGCCCGGGTCGCCGAACGGGCCAGGGCGGCCTTCCGCGACAGCCGTCACGTGAGCCCGGCGGCCGTGCTCCAGGACGTGCACGAGGGGCTGCGCGGAACCCGCGGCGCGGCCGTGGCGATCGCGCTGATCGACCTCGTCGACCAGCGCGTGCGGCTGAGCGGGGCCGGCAACATCACGGCGCTGGTCGGCAACGGCGACACCCGCAGCGGACTGCTGTCCATGCCGGGCATCGTCGGGCTGCAGCTGCCCCGGCCGCGCACCTTCGAGGCGGCGTTCCCGCCCGGTGCCGCCCTCGTCATGCACTCCGACGGCCTCAGCGAACGCTGGAGGCCGGCGGACTTCCCCGGCCTGTTCGTGCAGGATCCCTCCCTGGTCGCCGCGCAGATCCTCAACCAGGCCGCGGTCCGCAGGGACGACGCCGGGGTCGTCGTGGCCGTGCACGGGCAGCGGTGA
- the rocD gene encoding ornithine--oxo-acid transaminase: MTAPTHARTSADLIRAEEPVLAHNYHPLPVVVARAEGAWVEDVEGRRYLDMLAGYSALNFGHRHPALVEAAHRQLDRLTLTSRAFHNDRLAGFSARLAALTGLDMVLPMNTGAEAVESGIKVARKWAYDVKGVPAGRATILVAAENFHGRTTTIVSFSTDESARAGFGPFTPGFRVVPYNDLAALEAAVDETTAAVLIEPIQGEAGVIIPDEGYLAGVRELTRRAGCLFVADEIQSGLGRTGRTLAVEHEDVVPDVLLLGKALGGGIVPVSAVVARREVMEVLHPGEHGSTFGGNPLAAAVGTAVVELLETGEFQRRAAELGVVLRDGLAKLCGRGVRGFRARGLWAGVDVDPALGTGREISERLMREGILVKDTHGSTIRLAPPLTITAEELRSALGALEKVLAPGG; the protein is encoded by the coding sequence ATGACCGCACCCACGCACGCGCGCACGTCCGCCGACCTGATCCGCGCGGAGGAGCCGGTGCTCGCGCACAACTACCACCCCCTGCCCGTGGTCGTCGCCCGGGCCGAGGGCGCCTGGGTGGAGGACGTCGAGGGCCGCCGCTACCTGGACATGCTGGCCGGCTACTCGGCCCTGAACTTCGGCCACCGGCACCCGGCGCTGGTCGAGGCCGCGCACCGCCAGCTGGACCGGCTGACCCTCACCTCCCGCGCGTTCCACAACGACCGGCTCGCCGGGTTCTCCGCGCGGCTCGCCGCGCTGACCGGGCTGGACATGGTGTTGCCCATGAACACCGGCGCGGAGGCGGTGGAGAGCGGCATCAAGGTGGCCCGCAAGTGGGCGTACGACGTCAAGGGCGTCCCGGCCGGCCGGGCGACGATCCTGGTGGCGGCGGAGAACTTCCACGGCCGTACGACGACCATCGTGAGCTTCTCCACGGACGAGTCGGCCCGCGCGGGCTTCGGCCCGTTCACGCCCGGCTTCAGGGTGGTGCCGTACAACGACCTGGCCGCGCTGGAGGCGGCGGTCGACGAGACGACGGCCGCCGTACTGATCGAGCCCATCCAGGGCGAGGCGGGAGTGATCATCCCGGACGAGGGCTACCTGGCCGGTGTCCGTGAGCTGACCCGGCGCGCGGGCTGCCTGTTCGTCGCGGACGAGATCCAGTCCGGCCTCGGCCGCACCGGCCGCACCCTCGCCGTCGAGCACGAGGACGTCGTCCCGGACGTGCTGCTGCTGGGCAAGGCGCTGGGCGGCGGCATCGTGCCGGTGTCGGCGGTGGTGGCCCGGCGCGAGGTGATGGAGGTGCTGCACCCGGGTGAGCACGGCTCCACGTTCGGCGGCAACCCGCTGGCCGCGGCGGTCGGCACGGCGGTGGTCGAACTGCTGGAGACCGGTGAGTTCCAGCGGCGGGCCGCCGAGCTGGGCGTGGTCCTGCGCGACGGGCTGGCGAAGCTGTGCGGCAGGGGCGTGAGGGGCTTCCGGGCGCGCGGGCTGTGGGCGGGCGTCGACGTCGACCCCGCCCTCGGCACCGGCCGGGAGATCAGTGAACGGCTCATGCGGGAGGGGATCCTGGTCAAGGACACCCACGGTTCCACGATCCGGCTGGCGCCCCCGCTGACCATCACGGCCGAGGAGCTGCGCTCCGCGCTGGGCGCCCTGGAGAAGGTCCTCGCCCCGGGGGGCTGA
- the ddaH gene encoding dimethylargininase: protein MSGSRVQRPRRFLVCEPRHFAVRYAINPWMRPGAPVDVDLAQEQWRTLVRAYRAHGHTVEAVEPVPGLPDMVFAANAACVVGGRVFGSLFHAPERRPESVHYATWFKTAGYDVYRPGSVAEGEGDLVWTGRYVLAGTGFRTTREAHREAQEFLGHPVIGLTLVDPYFYHLDTALFVLDDDNIVYYPEAFSPGSREVLRRLYPDAVLATRDDAAAFGLNSVSDGRHVFIAPRAEALAGRLADHGYVPVPVDLSEFHKAGGGIKCCTQEIR, encoded by the coding sequence GTGTCCGGAAGTCGTGTGCAGCGCCCTCGGCGCTTTCTCGTCTGCGAGCCGAGGCACTTCGCGGTGCGGTACGCGATCAATCCCTGGATGCGTCCCGGCGCACCCGTCGACGTGGACCTCGCCCAGGAGCAGTGGCGGACCCTGGTGCGCGCCTACCGCGCCCACGGGCACACCGTGGAGGCGGTCGAGCCGGTGCCGGGCCTGCCCGACATGGTCTTCGCCGCGAACGCGGCGTGCGTGGTCGGCGGCCGGGTCTTCGGTTCCCTGTTCCACGCGCCCGAGCGGCGCCCCGAGTCGGTCCACTACGCCACCTGGTTCAAGACGGCGGGCTACGACGTGTACCGCCCCGGGTCCGTCGCCGAGGGCGAGGGCGACCTGGTGTGGACGGGCCGGTACGTGCTGGCCGGCACCGGGTTCCGCACCACCCGGGAGGCCCACCGCGAGGCCCAGGAGTTCCTCGGGCACCCGGTGATCGGCCTGACCCTGGTGGACCCGTACTTCTACCACCTGGACACGGCGCTGTTCGTGCTGGACGACGACAACATCGTCTACTACCCGGAGGCGTTCTCGCCGGGCAGCCGGGAGGTGCTCAGGCGCCTGTACCCGGACGCAGTGCTCGCCACCCGCGACGACGCGGCGGCGTTCGGGCTGAACTCGGTGTCCGACGGCCGCCACGTCTTCATCGCGCCCCGTGCCGAGGCGCTGGCCGGGCGCCTGGCCGACCACGGTTACGTCCCCGTCCCCGTCGACCTGTCGGAGTTCCACAAGGCCGGCGGTGGCATCAAGTGCTGCACCCAGGAGATCCGCTGA
- a CDS encoding Lrp/AsnC family transcriptional regulator produces the protein MNSRTAPFDDLDRKIITALMANARTSFAEIGATVGLSSTAVKRRVDRLRETGVITGFTATVEPSALGWRTEAYVEVYCEGAAPPRRLAEVVRNHPEITAAMTVTGGADALLHVRARDVEHFEEVLERIRTEPFIRKTISVMVLSHLLPESPEAGATHAAPE, from the coding sequence ATGAACAGCAGGACCGCTCCGTTCGACGACCTCGACCGGAAGATCATCACCGCGCTGATGGCGAACGCCCGGACCAGCTTCGCCGAGATCGGCGCGACAGTCGGGCTGTCGTCCACCGCGGTCAAGCGGCGCGTGGACCGGCTCCGGGAGACCGGCGTGATCACCGGGTTCACGGCCACGGTCGAGCCCTCCGCGCTCGGCTGGCGCACCGAGGCGTACGTCGAGGTGTACTGCGAGGGCGCGGCCCCGCCGCGGCGGCTCGCGGAGGTGGTGCGCAACCACCCGGAGATCACCGCGGCCATGACGGTGACCGGTGGCGCGGACGCGCTGCTGCACGTGCGGGCTCGGGACGTGGAACACTTCGAGGAGGTGCTGGAGCGCATCCGCACCGAGCCCTTCATCCGGAAGACGATCAGCGTGATGGTGCTGTCCCACCTCCTGCCGGAGAGCCCGGAGGCGGGCGCCACCCACGCGGCACCCGAGTGA